The following coding sequences lie in one Candidatus Nitrospira allomarina genomic window:
- a CDS encoding glycosyltransferase family 4 protein, which produces MKVLFLTYPRIGLNRGGLQIQIEETAKGLVQRGVEVIFYDPWRNQIPDVDICHVFSIDGSAISHVQRSLATGKPVIVSSVLNLFHLHPLLMRMKVLSSAFIPGMYSDLKRANLMLHAASRVIALNENERNLLSTVFSLPSERIATIPNGLKASFATADPLLFEEKYGVKDFVLNVASIEERKNQLTLICAMKRMPYPLVIIGNIRSEQEEYISRCRAQANKQVIFTGSLAHDDPILASAYRAAKLFVLPSFSEVMPLSLYEASIAGCRVIASKNVPVASPLQHLISVFDPHSPEGLASLITTEMEKPRSEELQSVALEMPSWQQVCEQIHDCYESALSGMNSREGHK; this is translated from the coding sequence ATGAAAGTGTTGTTTCTCACTTACCCGCGGATTGGCCTGAATAGGGGGGGGCTGCAAATTCAGATTGAGGAAACAGCCAAAGGATTGGTCCAACGCGGCGTCGAAGTGATCTTCTACGATCCCTGGCGCAATCAGATTCCTGACGTGGATATATGCCATGTGTTCAGTATAGACGGCTCGGCGATTTCTCACGTCCAACGTTCGTTGGCAACCGGTAAACCGGTAATCGTCTCCTCCGTACTCAACCTGTTTCATCTGCACCCGTTATTGATGCGGATGAAAGTCTTATCGTCGGCGTTCATTCCAGGCATGTATTCTGACCTCAAGCGGGCAAATCTGATGCTCCATGCGGCCTCGAGGGTCATCGCGTTAAATGAAAATGAACGCAACCTGTTATCCACGGTTTTTTCTCTCCCCTCTGAGCGTATTGCTACGATTCCCAATGGACTCAAGGCATCTTTTGCAACAGCTGACCCATTGCTGTTTGAGGAAAAATATGGCGTGAAGGATTTTGTGCTAAACGTAGCGTCCATTGAAGAGCGGAAGAATCAACTTACCCTGATTTGTGCGATGAAACGTATGCCGTATCCCCTGGTCATCATAGGTAACATTCGTTCAGAGCAGGAGGAGTATATTTCCCGTTGCCGCGCACAAGCCAATAAGCAGGTGATTTTTACCGGAAGTCTGGCCCATGATGATCCGATTCTGGCGTCGGCCTATCGTGCAGCTAAGCTTTTTGTGCTTCCCAGCTTCTCCGAGGTCATGCCCTTAAGCCTGTATGAAGCGTCTATTGCCGGTTGCCGGGTCATCGCCTCAAAAAATGTTCCGGTGGCAAGCCCTTTACAGCACCTGATTTCTGTATTCGATCCCCATTCTCCGGAAGGTCTCGCTTCACTCATCACAACAGAGATGGAAAAGCCCCGTAGCGAGGAACTGCAATCCGTTGCACTGGAAATGCCTTCATGGCAACAGGTATGCGAACAAATTCATGATTGCTATGAGAGCGCACTTTCCGGGATGAACTCACGGGAGGGTCACAAGTAA